The Schistosoma mansoni, WGS project CABG00000000 data, chromosome 1 unplaced supercontig 0071, strain Puerto Rico, whole genome shotgun sequence genome includes a window with the following:
- a CDS encoding calcium-transporting atpase sarcoplasmic/endoplasmic reticulum type (calcium pump),putative — protein sequence MNLMTSTSLSIRDADRILNDFRVLFPDLPTSIRSLLRTCTSVHPKFISSGVYYHLGLKTNLLRCVERWLCNCDVETLELYINIDGLSTSRSSSQHLWPVLGWIVASRFSGVFMIGIYEGNTKPAQFNEISAETVSEIKEMTDMGPLSVKFNKYIAIKLTEVICDAPARSDVRYTVNHNGKAGCDRCVVNGRRLDGKMIFPNGEYTLRTDHSFRYQTQYIHHEGHSIFESLPIDMISTFPLDPMHMVYLGVTKELVTPWIE from the coding sequence atgaatttaatgacaTCAACCTCTCTGAGTATCCGAGATGCAGACCGGATTCTGAATGATTTTCGCGTTCTCTTTCCAGACTTGCCGACCAGCATTAGAAGTCTCCTGAGGACATGCACAAGTGTACACCCAAAGTTCATCAGCAGTGGGGTTTACTACCATCTTGGATTGAAGACCAACCTGCTAAGATGTGTTGAACGTTGGTTGTGTAATTGTGATGTTGAGACTTTAGAATTGTATATTAATATAGATGGGCTTTCCACGTCAAGGAGCTCCAGTCAGCATTTGTGGCCTGTATTAGGATGGATCGTTGCCTCTAGATTTAGTGGTGTCTTCATGATAGGGATCTACGAAGGGAATACTAAGCCGGCACAATTCAATGAAATTTCTGCCGAAACTGtttctgaaataaaagaaatgactGACATGGGTCCACTTAGTGTTAAGTTCAACAAATACATAGCTATTAAATTAACTGAGGTAATATGTGATGCACCTGCTCGTTCGGATGTTAGATACACTGTGAATCACAACGGAAAGGCAGGTTGCGACAGGTGTGTTGTAAATGGTAGACGACTTGATGGGAAGATGATTTTCCCAAATGGTGAATATACGTTAAGAACTGACCACAGTTTCCGATATCAGACACAATATATTCACCATGAAGGACACTCAATATTCGAAAGTCTTCCAATtgacatgatctcaactttccCTTTGGATCCTATGCACATGGTCTACTTAGGTGTCACAAAGGAACTTGTTACTCCTTGGATAGAATAA